A genomic stretch from bacterium includes:
- a CDS encoding DUF47 family protein, which produces MRLFPKKRDFFKMLAQQAVKSEEGMVALRDFIEEVTEEKGNSVKEIEKEADEARRILIEELTKSFVTPIDREDIFALSRAIDDMVDYAKSTVNEMLLFKVETNEHLRKMAQALCESAQHLCLAVQELKRKHKSCLQHLIRAKKVENYVEHLYHEALAELFQSKDFIYILKLREIYRHLSNAADRGDEAADIIGDIVVKIT; this is translated from the coding sequence ATGAGACTGTTTCCTAAAAAGAGAGATTTTTTTAAGATGCTTGCCCAACAGGCAGTAAAGAGCGAAGAAGGAATGGTTGCTCTTAGAGATTTCATTGAGGAGGTAACCGAGGAGAAAGGCAACAGTGTCAAAGAGATTGAGAAAGAGGCTGATGAAGCAAGACGCATTCTGATTGAGGAATTGACTAAATCATTTGTCACACCAATAGATAGAGAAGATATCTTTGCCCTTTCTCGGGCAATCGATGATATGGTAGATTATGCCAAAAGTACAGTTAACGAAATGCTACTTTTTAAAGTAGAGACAAATGAGCATCTTAGAAAGATGGCTCAGGCTCTCTGCGAATCTGCTCAACATTTATGTCTGGCAGTACAGGAATTGAAAAGAAAACATAAATCCTGCCTTCAACATCTCATAAGAGCAAAGAAAGTGGAGAACTATGTAGAACACCTCTATCATGAGGCACTGGCAGAATTGTTTCAGAGTAAAGATTTCATATATATTTTAAAATTGCGGGAAATTTACAGGCACCTCTCAAATGCTGCAGACAGGGGAGACGAAGCAGCCGATATCATCGGTGATATCGTGGTAAAGATTACTTAA
- a CDS encoding Clp1/GlmU family protein — MNLKLKKGDIYLFKGPCLLRVNGGKFEAVGKTLENPEEVTIPKGKSIPVEALIDGELVLDFEEGGEREHLSERTIPDSWDGLTEQLSKKGARIILILGETDTGKTFFSSYLANRLLTHGLKVGILDCDTGQSDIGPPGTIGLAVLHRQIVFPSEVEPTTLYFTGSNSPAFHFLPSLVGLKRLADRGLTLADILIIDTPGWVQGEKARALHRSEIEMLGPDVIILLERSDELEHLVKNYPQEKIFRLPVSKGPSPRSHEERKALREMMYKKYFKQASYLELDLDEIQTDRAYFKTGKEIKLKDIHYLWAERLSSREGILVVTEEPLSEEESIMVRRETGVYNLKNIITGNEKNILIGLLDYISEVLGIGIIDRIDYKGRKIKIFTPVKEKEKIRTIQFGSLRLTPEGTEAGFVEPGYF, encoded by the coding sequence ATGAATCTGAAATTAAAGAAAGGAGACATCTACTTATTTAAGGGCCCCTGCCTTTTGAGAGTTAATGGAGGCAAGTTCGAAGCAGTAGGAAAAACTCTGGAAAATCCTGAAGAAGTTACAATCCCCAAGGGAAAGTCTATTCCGGTAGAGGCTTTAATAGATGGGGAACTGGTGTTAGACTTCGAGGAAGGCGGAGAAAGAGAGCACCTATCTGAACGCACAATTCCAGATTCCTGGGATGGGTTAACCGAGCAGTTAAGTAAAAAAGGAGCGAGGATAATTCTAATTTTAGGAGAGACAGATACCGGAAAGACTTTCTTTTCCAGTTATTTAGCCAATAGACTCCTTACCCATGGATTGAAAGTAGGTATTCTCGATTGTGATACAGGTCAGAGTGATATTGGTCCACCGGGAACAATCGGACTGGCAGTTTTACACAGGCAGATAGTCTTCCCCAGTGAAGTGGAACCAACTACCCTCTATTTTACCGGCTCCAACTCTCCTGCTTTCCATTTTCTTCCCTCACTGGTTGGGCTCAAAAGATTAGCTGACCGCGGACTAACTCTTGCCGATATACTTATCATCGATACGCCCGGTTGGGTCCAGGGAGAGAAAGCCCGCGCTCTCCATCGCTCAGAAATAGAGATGCTCGGTCCGGATGTAATCATTTTGCTCGAGAGAAGCGATGAGCTGGAACATCTAGTCAAAAATTATCCTCAAGAGAAAATCTTTCGTTTACCTGTTAGTAAAGGTCCTTCACCAAGAAGCCATGAGGAGAGGAAGGCCCTGCGGGAAATGATGTATAAGAAGTATTTTAAACAAGCCAGTTATCTAGAGCTGGACCTCGACGAAATCCAAACAGACCGTGCATATTTCAAAACAGGTAAGGAAATAAAATTAAAAGATATTCATTATCTCTGGGCAGAGAGACTTTCCAGTCGGGAAGGGATTCTCGTGGTAACAGAGGAGCCATTGTCTGAGGAAGAATCCATTATGGTAAGAAGAGAAACAGGTGTTTACAATCTGAAAAATATCATTACTGGCAATGAAAAGAACATCTTGATAGGACTTTTGGATTACATAAGTGAAGTTCTGGGGATAGGAATTATTGATAGAATAGATTATAAAGGAAGAAAAATAAAAATATTCACTCCCGTAAAAGAAAAAGAAAAGATTAGAACAATCCAGTTCGGTTCCCTGAGATTGACACCAGAGGGAACCGAAGCAGGATTTGTTGAACCGGGATATTTTTAA
- a CDS encoding inorganic phosphate transporter, whose protein sequence is MDPFTIAILLVAVALFFDYCNGAHDSSNIVATMVSSRAISPIWALIITAVFEFTGAYFLGTAVAQTIGKGIVNPEVIKVIPNGIIIIFAALIAAIIWNLFTWYFGIPTSSSHALIGGLLGAFVVGRGFSIVNWNRVAGIFLVLVASPIVGLILGFLFTKIAYSFSQWSSPRANSLFKRLQVGASVLLALSHGTNDAQKTMGVITFSLVVLGLYHPPSGTFPIPRWVVVACAGTIALGILSGGWRIIKTLGVKIYRIRPIHGFTAQSCSAIIIYGAALFGFPVSTTQIATSTIMGAGSAERPKAVRWEVVREIFITWFVTIPVTAILSIFFYLLINKLL, encoded by the coding sequence TTGGATCCATTTACGATAGCCATATTGCTCGTTGCTGTTGCATTGTTTTTCGACTACTGTAATGGTGCTCACGATTCCTCGAATATTGTCGCTACCATGGTTTCTTCTCGGGCAATATCACCCATCTGGGCATTAATCATTACTGCCGTATTTGAGTTTACCGGAGCCTATTTTCTGGGAACAGCTGTGGCCCAGACAATAGGGAAAGGAATTGTCAACCCCGAAGTTATTAAAGTAATCCCTAATGGTATCATAATAATATTTGCTGCTTTAATAGCTGCAATTATCTGGAACCTCTTCACCTGGTATTTTGGAATTCCTACCAGTTCTTCTCATGCCTTGATTGGAGGTCTCCTGGGCGCATTTGTCGTGGGCAGGGGATTTTCGATTGTCAACTGGAATAGGGTTGCGGGTATCTTTTTGGTTCTGGTAGCATCTCCCATAGTCGGTTTAATTCTAGGTTTTCTATTTACTAAGATTGCCTACTCCTTTTCTCAGTGGTCTTCTCCCAGAGCCAATAGTCTATTCAAAAGATTGCAGGTTGGCGCTTCGGTTCTTCTGGCTCTTTCCCATGGAACAAATGATGCTCAGAAGACAATGGGAGTAATTACATTTTCTCTGGTCGTCTTGGGACTTTACCATCCGCCATCAGGAACTTTTCCTATTCCTCGCTGGGTAGTTGTTGCCTGTGCTGGCACTATTGCCTTAGGAATCTTAAGTGGAGGCTGGCGGATTATTAAGACTTTAGGCGTCAAGATTTACAGAATTCGTCCTATTCATGGATTCACTGCTCAGAGCTGTTCAGCGATTATTATCTATGGGGCAGCGCTTTTCGGCTTTCCCGTGTCCACAACCCAAATAGCTACTTCCACAATTATGGGCGCTGGTTCAGCGGAGAGGCCAAAGGCTGTCAGATGGGAAGTGGTCAGGGAAATTTTTATTACTTGGTTTGTTACCATTCCAGTTACCGCCATACTCTCCATATTCTTCTACCTTCTTATTAATAAATTGTTGTAA
- the mtnP gene encoding S-methyl-5'-thioadenosine phosphorylase, whose product MEKVKIGVIGGSGIYDIEGITETRKQKISTPFGDPSDTIVIGNLEGIPVAFLPRHGRGHFIMPSELNSRANIYALKSLGVEQIISISACGSLKEELKPRDIVIPDQLFDRTRQRPYTFFGEGIVAHIGFANPYCPELSQTLYQAAKDLRLSVHLSGTYVCIEGPQFSTKAESKVFRSLGFSIIGMTNLPEAKLAREAEICYATLGLVTDYDVWKEGEEVSVERVVGNLLANIENVKKLIKAVIPRLERERKCECASALAYAIQTHKWAINRRTAKKLNLLIGKYLKK is encoded by the coding sequence ATGGAGAAAGTTAAAATTGGGGTAATAGGAGGTAGTGGTATTTATGACATCGAGGGAATTACCGAAACACGTAAACAGAAAATAAGCACTCCCTTCGGCGACCCTTCTGATACAATTGTCATTGGTAATCTGGAAGGGATTCCTGTTGCCTTTCTACCCCGGCACGGCAGAGGACATTTCATAATGCCTTCAGAGCTCAATTCCAGAGCGAACATCTATGCTCTCAAAAGTTTAGGAGTAGAACAGATAATCTCTATTTCAGCATGCGGTAGTCTCAAAGAGGAACTGAAACCCAGAGACATAGTAATTCCCGACCAGTTATTTGACCGCACTCGTCAAAGACCGTATACTTTCTTTGGTGAGGGCATCGTTGCCCACATCGGTTTTGCCAATCCCTACTGTCCTGAATTGAGTCAGACTCTCTATCAAGCAGCAAAAGACCTGAGGCTTTCAGTCCACCTGAGTGGCACATATGTTTGTATTGAGGGACCCCAATTTTCCACCAAAGCAGAATCTAAAGTCTTCCGCTCTTTAGGATTTTCTATTATTGGAATGACCAATCTCCCGGAAGCAAAACTTGCTCGGGAAGCAGAAATCTGTTATGCTACTTTAGGGTTAGTTACCGACTATGATGTGTGGAAAGAAGGCGAAGAAGTCAGCGTGGAAAGAGTCGTCGGGAATCTTCTCGCCAATATTGAGAATGTAAAGAAGTTAATCAAGGCCGTCATTCCCAGATTAGAACGGGAGAGGAAGTGTGAATGTGCTTCAGCTCTCGCTTATGCCATTCAGACACACAAATGGGCAATAAATAGAAGAACAGCCAAGAAACTCAATCTGTTAATAGGCAAATATCTAAAAAAGTAG
- a CDS encoding purine-nucleoside phosphorylase → MIEESLKTLQEIVKANCSRAPGKPRIGLILGSGLGGIADDVREACSIPYSQIPHFVHPTIEGHAGEMVLGKLEGKEVCVMKGRVHFYEGYTMREITYPVRLMAGLGIENLIITGAAGGINENFEPGDLVLITDHINFMGDNPLIGDRTKRQSITFTNMKNVYDRDLIRIVLSCAKALKIKLQQGVYIGVTGPSYETPAEIEMTRRMGGDLVGMSVVPESIVGKQLGLKILGISCVTNMATGTSKEPMNHQSVLRVAERAKAKLSRLLKEIVKRI, encoded by the coding sequence ATGATTGAAGAGAGTTTAAAAACATTACAGGAGATAGTAAAAGCTAACTGTTCCCGAGCCCCGGGTAAGCCCAGAATCGGCTTGATTTTAGGTTCGGGTCTGGGAGGAATTGCTGATGATGTTAGAGAAGCCTGCTCCATTCCCTATAGTCAGATTCCCCATTTTGTCCATCCCACCATAGAAGGTCATGCGGGAGAGATGGTTCTTGGCAAATTGGAAGGCAAAGAGGTCTGTGTAATGAAGGGAAGAGTCCACTTCTATGAAGGCTACACCATGAGAGAAATTACTTATCCCGTAAGGCTAATGGCTGGTCTGGGAATAGAAAATCTAATCATTACCGGCGCAGCAGGAGGAATAAATGAAAATTTTGAGCCAGGAGACCTGGTACTGATTACCGACCATATAAATTTTATGGGAGATAATCCTCTAATAGGAGATAGAACTAAAAGACAGTCAATCACTTTCACTAATATGAAAAATGTCTATGACAGAGATTTAATTAGGATTGTTCTAAGTTGTGCTAAAGCCCTGAAGATTAAACTTCAACAAGGAGTTTACATTGGTGTGACAGGACCTTCTTACGAGACCCCGGCAGAAATAGAGATGACTCGCAGAATGGGAGGAGACTTAGTGGGTATGTCCGTTGTGCCCGAGTCAATTGTAGGTAAACAGCTGGGATTGAAGATTCTGGGCATCTCCTGTGTGACCAATATGGCAACGGGAACCTCGAAAGAACCAATGAACCACCAGTCTGTCTTGAGAGTAGCAGAAAGAGCAAAGGCGAAGCTCTCCAGATTATTAAAAGAAATAGTGAAAAGAATATAA